The genome window GAGGGCACCCCGGTGATCGTGTTCTTCGACGAGATGGACTCGATCTTCCGCACCCGCGGCAGCGGCGTGTCCTCCGATGTGGAGACCACGATCGTTCCCCAGCTGCTGAGCGAGATCGACGGTGTGGAGGGGCTGGAGAACGTCATCGTCATCGGCGCCTCCAACCGCGAGGACATGATCGACCCGGCGATCCTGCGGCCCGGCAGGCTCGACGTGAAGATCAAGATCGAGCGTCCGGACGCCGAGTCGGCCAAGGACATCTTCTCCAAGTACCTGACCAGGCAGCTGCCGATCCACGAGGAGGACCTCAAGGAGTTCGGCGGCGACCAGGCGTCGTGCGTGGAGGCGATGATCCAGACCACCGTCGAGCGGATGTACGCCGAGACCGACGAGAACCGGTTCCTGGAGGTCACCTACGCCAACGGGGACAAGGAGGTCCTGTACTTCAAGGACTTCAACTCCGGCGCGATGATCCAGAACATCGTGGACCGGGCGAAGAAGGCGGCCATCAAGGCGGTGCTGGAGACCGGCCAGCCCGGTCTGCGGGTCCAGCACCTGCAGGACGCCATCATCGACGAGTTCGCCGAGAACGAGGACCTGCCCAACACGACCAACCCGGACGACTGGGCGCGGATCTCGGGCAAGAAGGGCGAGCGCATCGTCTACATCCGGACCCTGGTCAGCGGCAAGAACCAGGAGTCCGGACGGGCGATCGACACGGCCACCAACACCGGCCAGTACCTGTAGGCGCGGTGTGGTGGTAGCCCTGCCGGGCAACGCAGGTCGCCCGGGTGGGCCAAGCGGCTGACGCCGCTGGAAGTACGAGCACGACCGAGCCCGGGGCCGTCACCCACGCCGGTGGCGGCCCCGGACCGCGCCGAGTGTCGGCTCGCGCCCCGACCGGTTAGGTTTCGGGGCATGATCTCGACCGAACAGCGCCTCGGCGTCGGGTTGGCGGCGCTGGGCCGCCCCGCCTACATCAACGTGGGACGCACCGGGGCCCTGCCCGGGCTGCGCACGGCCGACGAGATGCGGGAGCGCACCAAGCTGGTCCTGGACGCCGCGCACGCCCAGGGGCTGCGCTGGGTGGACACCGCCCGCTCCTACGGCAGCGCCGAGGAGTTCCTGGCGGGCTGGCTCGCCGAGCGCGGGCACGAGGACGTCACGGTCTCCAGCAAGTGGGGCTACGCCTACGTGGCGCAGTGGCGGATCGAGACCGAGGTCCACGAGGTCAAGGAGCACTCCGTGGAGCGCCTGCGCGCGCAGTGGGCGGAGACCCGCAAGCTGCTCGGCGACCGGGTCCACCTCTACCAGGTGCACTCCCTGACCGCCGACAGCCCGCTGTTCGAGGACCTCGAACTGCAGCACGAACTCGCCCGGATCCGCGACTCCGGTGTCCGGCTGGGCTTCTCCACCAGCGGGGCCGCGCAGGCCGAGGCCGTCGAACGCGGCTGGGAGCTGGAAGTGGGCGGTGCGCAGCTGTTCAGCGCCGTGCAGTCGACGTGGAACTCGATGGAGCCCTCGGCCGGGCGGGCGCTGGCCGAGGCCCACCACGGCGGCTGGCGGGTGCTGGTCAAGGAGACGCTGGCCAACGGCAGGCTGGTGGTCGAACCGCCGGAGGCGGTGCTCGAGGTCGCCCAGCGCCACGGAGTGGGCCCCGACGCCGTCGCTCTGGCCCACGTGCTGGCGCAGCCCTGGGCGGACGTGGTGCTCATCGGGCCGGCCAGCGTGGAGCAGCTGATGTCCAACCTGGCCGTGCGCGACGTGGAGCTGAGCCGCCAGGACCTCGACGACCTCGCGCCGGTCACCCGCGACGCCGCGACCTACTGGGGCGAGCGCGCCGCGCTGCCGTGGCACTGATCGCCTGTCTTCGTGGTCACCTTGCGTAGCGGTTGCGGTGGCGGAACCGCAGAGGCTGTTTTTGAACTCGCCTTGGTGGGGGGTGTGGGTGGCGGAACCTCAGGCGTTCTCTCGTTGCGGGATCTCTTTCTCATGTATGCCGATACGCCACGAAAGAGCTGTCCTCGCCGGAGAACGCCTGAGAACCCGCTGCGGTGCCGGTTGCCAGGGTGCGCCAAGCGGCTGCGCCGCGTCGAAGAAACGTCAAAGGCAAGCACTGACGCCGCCGAACGCCCTCAGCGCGTCTCTGCCCGCCCGGCGAACCACTCCTGGGCGAACTGGCGGCCGTCGGGCACCAGGGGCCAGCTCGGGTCGCTGAGCCGCTCGCGCAGCTCCTCCACCGGCATCCACCATCCCTCGGCCACCTCCTCGGGCTGGTGCACGACCGGACCACCCCACAGCACCTCGTACAGGTAGGCGTGGAAGCGAACCGATCCCAGCTCGTGGACGGTGTGGAACAGGAAGCGCGGGCGCACGCCCGTCACGCCGAGCTCCTCGGCCAGCTCCCGCACCGCCGTGGCCGCGGGGTCCTCGCCCGCGGCCACGACGCCGCCTGCCCAGCAGTCGTGCATCCCCGGGTAGATGTCCTTGGTCTCGGTGCGCCGGTGCACGTAGACCTCCGTGCGCCCGGGCGACAGCAGCAGCACCTCGCCGGCCGCGTGCCACAGCCCCTCGGCGCGCATCCGGCCCCTCGGCGCGCTGCCGACGACACGCCCGGACGCGTCGTAGGTCGCCACCTCTTCGTGTTCGCCGCTCACGCCGGAGATCATCCCACCTGCACCACCCACACCAGTTCTTCGCGCACGCGGCGCGATTGCCGGGTCACACATCGCGTCCGGCACTCCGCCAACCGACCCGGAACCCGTACGCTGCGAGGTATGCGGCGGATCATGGGAACCGAGGTGGAGTACGGCATCGTGGTGCCCGGCGACTCGAGCGCCAACCCGGTGCTTACCTCCACCCACATCGTGCTCGCCTACGCGGCGGCGGCCGACATCCCCCGGGCGCGCCGGGCGCGCTGGGACTACGAGGTCGAGTCGCCGTTGCGCGACGCCCGCGGCTTCGACCTGGGGGCGGCTGCCCAGCAGCCCAACGGCTCGGACAGCGACGACCTGGGCGCGGCGAACGTCATCCTCACCAACGGGGCGCGGCTCTACGTCGACCACGCCCACCCGGAGTACTCCGCTCCCGAGGTCACCAACCCGATGGACGCGGTCGTCTGGGACAAGGCGGGCGAGCGGGTGATGGAGGAGGCCGCGATCCGCG of Saccharopolyspora erythraea contains these proteins:
- a CDS encoding NUDIX domain-containing protein, which encodes MSGEHEEVATYDASGRVVGSAPRGRMRAEGLWHAAGEVLLLSPGRTEVYVHRRTETKDIYPGMHDCWAGGVVAAGEDPAATAVRELAEELGVTGVRPRFLFHTVHELGSVRFHAYLYEVLWGGPVVHQPEEVAEGWWMPVEELRERLSDPSWPLVPDGRQFAQEWFAGRAETR
- a CDS encoding aldo/keto reductase: MISTEQRLGVGLAALGRPAYINVGRTGALPGLRTADEMRERTKLVLDAAHAQGLRWVDTARSYGSAEEFLAGWLAERGHEDVTVSSKWGYAYVAQWRIETEVHEVKEHSVERLRAQWAETRKLLGDRVHLYQVHSLTADSPLFEDLELQHELARIRDSGVRLGFSTSGAAQAEAVERGWELEVGGAQLFSAVQSTWNSMEPSAGRALAEAHHGGWRVLVKETLANGRLVVEPPEAVLEVAQRHGVGPDAVALAHVLAQPWADVVLIGPASVEQLMSNLAVRDVELSRQDLDDLAPVTRDAATYWGERAALPWH